The Gemmata palustris genome includes a region encoding these proteins:
- a CDS encoding HDOD domain-containing protein — MFFKAFTRLLRRETPNLLALPALVRDLGKVESFPTLSDTTVRALALASDPNATLANLAELVRRDGVLAVSVLKVANSAAFRGKRATENVQQATVRLGMRRCQQVIAAVGVGGVFKYSTPQAGIMCEGLLRHALFTATLASRLNTAGNLGFRGEEFTAGLLHDIGRVIVCVRAPEAFACADPMTFQEDGGVLGRERDVLQLDHCEIGVRFAKANKLSPAITNAILNHHFPQAEKDHPLLVALTAAADGLANHVQRERKLTNYQMEKCPGFLRLHERAGLETIKSIRKSLSKTVIEALRETRAMLQITATAAKK, encoded by the coding sequence ATGTTCTTTAAAGCTTTTACGCGGCTCCTCCGCCGCGAGACGCCGAACTTGCTGGCTCTGCCCGCGCTCGTCCGGGATCTCGGAAAGGTCGAGTCCTTCCCGACGCTCTCCGATACGACCGTGCGCGCGCTGGCTCTCGCGAGCGACCCGAACGCAACCCTCGCGAACCTGGCCGAACTGGTCCGCCGGGACGGGGTTCTTGCCGTGTCCGTGCTCAAGGTCGCGAACTCGGCCGCGTTCCGCGGGAAGCGCGCCACCGAGAACGTCCAGCAAGCAACCGTGCGCCTGGGCATGCGCCGGTGCCAGCAGGTGATCGCGGCCGTCGGGGTGGGCGGGGTCTTCAAGTACAGTACGCCCCAAGCCGGCATCATGTGCGAAGGGCTGCTGCGGCACGCGCTCTTCACGGCTACACTGGCGTCCCGGTTGAATACCGCGGGGAACCTCGGGTTCCGCGGGGAAGAGTTCACCGCCGGGTTGCTCCACGACATCGGCCGGGTGATCGTGTGCGTTCGGGCGCCCGAAGCGTTCGCGTGTGCCGATCCCATGACGTTCCAGGAGGACGGCGGCGTGCTCGGGCGCGAGCGCGACGTGCTGCAACTCGACCACTGCGAGATCGGGGTCCGGTTCGCCAAGGCGAACAAGCTCTCGCCGGCGATCACGAACGCGATCCTGAACCACCACTTCCCCCAAGCGGAGAAGGACCACCCGCTCCTCGTCGCGCTGACGGCGGCGGCCGACGGGCTCGCCAACCACGTTCAGCGCGAGCGGAAGTTGACCAACTACCAGATGGAAAAATGCCCCGGCTTCTTGCGGCTCCACGAGCGCGCGGGCCTCGAGACGATCAAGTCGATCCGCAAATCCCTCTCCAAAACGGTTATTGAAGCTCTGCGGGAAACCCGCGCGATGCTCCAGATCACCGCCACCGCTGCCAAGAAGTAG
- the mobA gene encoding molybdenum cofactor guanylyltransferase → MKIGGIVLCGGKSSRMGRPKAWLPFAGEFMLQRAVRVLREVVDPVVVVAARDQDVPPLPAEIVLVRDEIDENGPPAGLAAGLVALAGTCDAVYLSACDVPFLKPEFVRRVIAFLGEPNPLTPFPKKEGGTEPSAVLSPSPLGGGVGAAVPRVGGFLHPLAAVYRVDVLPVVRAMLAEGRLRAVDLFDRVPTRVIEPEELIDVDPELVSLRNLNSPGDYETALRLLLTGSEERP, encoded by the coding sequence ATGAAGATCGGCGGTATCGTGCTGTGTGGCGGGAAGTCGTCGCGTATGGGGCGGCCCAAAGCGTGGCTCCCGTTTGCCGGGGAATTCATGCTCCAGCGTGCGGTTCGCGTTCTGCGCGAAGTCGTCGACCCGGTCGTCGTGGTCGCGGCCCGGGATCAGGACGTACCGCCGCTCCCAGCAGAAATAGTTCTCGTGCGAGATGAGATCGATGAAAACGGGCCGCCAGCGGGTCTCGCCGCAGGGCTCGTCGCGCTCGCGGGGACGTGCGACGCGGTGTACTTGTCCGCGTGCGACGTGCCGTTTCTGAAGCCCGAGTTCGTGCGCCGGGTGATTGCGTTTTTGGGGGAACCTAACCCCCTAACCCCCTTCCCTAAGAAGGAAGGGGGAACAGAACCATCGGCTGTTTTAAGCCCCTCTCCCCTTGGGGGAGGGGTAGGTGCGGCGGTTCCGCGTGTCGGCGGGTTCCTTCACCCGCTCGCTGCGGTGTATCGCGTGGACGTCTTGCCCGTGGTACGCGCGATGCTCGCTGAGGGGCGCCTTCGCGCTGTGGACCTCTTTGACCGCGTGCCGACGCGCGTGATCGAGCCCGAAGAGTTAATTGATGTGGACCCCGAACTCGTCTCTCTCCGTAATCTGAATTCGCCGGGAGACTACGAAACCGCGTTGCGGCTGTTGCTGACCGGTTCCGAGGAGCGCCCGTGA